The Micromonospora sp. Llam0 genome includes a window with the following:
- a CDS encoding urease accessory protein UreD, whose amino-acid sequence MRAHARLVAEVDAGGRTRLVCLRGEPPLVLRRTGPAVAGDGGEVQVHLVGAAAGPLGGDDLRLDVEVGPGARVCLRTVAASLALPGPDGRRSTLQMLVRVAAGGELRWLPEPLIAAAGCHHLSRSVVELADGAALVWREELVCGRDGEPSGDARIDTTVRYAGRTVLRTDLAVGPRADGWAGPAVLAGAKATGSVLVVRPQWAAGGPPAAIPLGPGAARLPLAGGPAMLVTATGPTARGVRAELDRAKPDRLGRAEPDRAAPDRAGAQPPT is encoded by the coding sequence ATGCGGGCACACGCCCGGCTGGTCGCCGAGGTCGACGCCGGCGGGCGGACCCGGCTGGTCTGCCTGCGCGGCGAGCCGCCGCTGGTGCTGCGCCGCACCGGCCCGGCAGTGGCCGGCGACGGCGGCGAAGTCCAGGTGCATCTGGTCGGCGCGGCGGCCGGCCCGCTCGGCGGCGACGACCTGCGGCTGGACGTCGAGGTCGGGCCGGGGGCGCGGGTGTGTCTGCGTACTGTCGCGGCGTCGCTGGCGTTGCCCGGGCCCGACGGCCGGCGGTCGACGCTGCAGATGCTGGTCCGGGTCGCGGCCGGCGGCGAGCTGCGCTGGCTGCCGGAGCCGTTGATCGCCGCCGCCGGCTGCCACCACCTGTCCCGGTCGGTGGTGGAGCTGGCCGACGGCGCGGCCCTGGTGTGGCGGGAGGAGTTGGTCTGCGGGCGCGACGGTGAGCCGTCCGGCGACGCCCGGATCGACACCACCGTCCGGTACGCGGGCCGCACGGTGCTGCGCACCGACCTGGCGGTGGGCCCGCGCGCCGACGGCTGGGCCGGGCCGGCGGTGCTCGCCGGGGCGAAGGCGACCGGTTCGGTGTTGGTGGTGCGGCCGCAGTGGGCGGCCGGCGGGCCCCCGGCAGCCATTCCGCTCGGCCCCGGCGCGGCCCGGCTGCCGCTGGCCGGCGGGCCGGCGATGCTGGTCACCGCGACCGGCCCGACCGCCCGCGGCGTCCGTGCCGAACTCGACCGGGCCAAACCAGACCGCCTCGGCCGGGCCGAACCAGACCGGGCCGCACCAGACCGGGCCGGGGCTCAGCCGCCGACGTAG
- the ureG gene encoding urease accessory protein UreG: MPHTHPDPGVDPHPPRLPDNSPALRIGIGGPVGSGKTALVAALCRALADELRLAVVTNDIYTTEDADFLLRNGVLPAERVRAVETGCCPHTAIRDDISANLDAIEDLSDQLGALDLVLVESGGDNLTATFSRGLVDQQIFVVDVAGGDKVPRKGGPGVSTADLLVINKTDLAPLVNADLSVMERDAAARRGELPTVFLSLVQDRTAAPVADWIRGLLRARAQTPAEVAC; this comes from the coding sequence GTGCCACACACCCACCCCGATCCGGGGGTCGACCCGCACCCGCCCCGGCTGCCGGACAACTCCCCCGCGCTGCGGATCGGCATCGGCGGGCCGGTCGGCTCCGGCAAGACCGCGCTGGTCGCCGCGCTGTGCCGGGCGCTCGCCGACGAACTGCGGCTGGCCGTGGTCACCAACGACATCTACACCACCGAGGACGCCGACTTCCTGCTACGCAACGGCGTACTGCCGGCGGAGCGGGTCCGGGCGGTGGAGACCGGCTGCTGCCCGCACACCGCGATCCGCGACGACATTTCCGCCAACCTGGATGCTATCGAGGACCTGTCCGACCAGTTGGGCGCCCTCGATCTGGTGCTGGTGGAGAGCGGCGGGGACAACCTGACCGCCACGTTCAGTCGGGGCCTGGTCGACCAGCAGATCTTCGTGGTCGACGTGGCCGGCGGCGACAAGGTGCCGCGTAAGGGCGGGCCGGGGGTGAGCACCGCCGACCTGCTGGTGATCAACAAGACGGACCTGGCGCCGCTGGTCAACGCCGACCTGTCGGTGATGGAACGCGACGCCGCCGCCCGCCGGGGCGAGCTGCCGACGGTGTTCCTGTCGCTGGTGCAGGACCGGACGGCGGCTCCGGTGGCCGACTGGATCCGTGGGCTGCTGCGGGCCCGCGCCCAGACCCCGGCGGAGGTCGCCTGCTGA
- a CDS encoding urease accessory protein UreF, which yields MSGLATLLVLADGRLPAGGHAHSSGLEAAVVAGRVRDLAGVAAYLTGRLGTGGRTAAAFAAAAASAAAAADGATADGAGPGRLDALDEGIDARTPSPALRRASRAQGRALLRAGRGIWALPAGGPRDRHQPVALGVVAAAAGLGPAEAALAAAYTTVTGPASAAVRLLGLDPYAVHGLLARLAPDIDAVAAGAAALADRPVDDLPAGSAPIPEVDAEHHATWEVRLFAS from the coding sequence ATGAGCGGGCTCGCCACGCTGCTGGTGCTGGCCGACGGCCGGCTGCCGGCCGGCGGGCACGCCCACTCCAGCGGGCTGGAGGCGGCCGTCGTCGCCGGCCGGGTCCGCGACCTGGCCGGTGTGGCGGCGTACCTGACCGGCCGGCTCGGCACCGGTGGGCGCACCGCCGCCGCGTTCGCGGCCGCCGCGGCCAGCGCAGCCGCAGCCGCCGACGGGGCGACCGCCGACGGGGCCGGCCCTGGCCGGCTGGACGCGCTCGACGAAGGCATCGACGCGCGTACCCCGTCGCCCGCGCTGCGCCGCGCGTCGCGGGCACAGGGTCGGGCGTTGCTGCGCGCCGGACGCGGCATCTGGGCGCTGCCGGCGGGCGGCCCCCGGGACCGCCACCAGCCGGTCGCGCTCGGCGTGGTCGCAGCCGCCGCCGGGCTCGGCCCGGCCGAGGCTGCGCTGGCCGCCGCGTACACCACGGTCACCGGACCGGCCAGCGCCGCCGTGCGGCTGCTCGGCCTCGACCCGTACGCGGTGCACGGCCTGCTGGCCCGGCTCGCGCCGGACATCGACGCGGTCGCCGCCGGAGCGGCCGCCCTGGCCGACCGGCCGGTCGACGACCTGCCCGCCGGCTCGGCCCCGATCCCGGAGGTCGACGCCGAACACCACGCCACCTGGGAGGTGCGTCTCTTTGCGTCCTGA
- a CDS encoding urease subunit alpha: MSTLDRRRYAALLGPTTGDRIRLADTNLLIEVEEDRCAPPGADGTPAYGDEVVFGGGKVIRESMGQSRATRAEGAPDTVITGAVVLDHWGVVKADVGIRDGRIAAIGKAGNPDTMDGVHPDLVIGPGTEIIAGNGKILTAGAIDSHVHLICPQLMETALASGITTIMGGGTGPAEGSKATTVTPGAWHLGMMLAALDPWPVNVLLLGKGNTVSEEAMWEQLRGGAGGFKLHEDWGTTPAAIDACLRVADASGVQVAIHTDTLNEAGYVESTLGAIAGRSIHAYHTEGAGGGHAPDIMRVAAEPNVLPSSTNPTRPHTVNTLDEHLDMLMVCHHLNPSVPEDLAFAESRIRPSTMAGEDILHDLGAISMIGSDSQAMGRIGEVILRTWQTAHVMKARRGSLPGDGPADNMRARRYVAKYTICPAVAHGVEGEIGSVEPGKLADLVLWDPAFFGVRPHLVIKGGMIAWAQMGDANASIPTPQPMLPRPMFGAYGTVPAATSLAFVAPAAIDALLGDRLGIRRRLAPVADTRRRGKADMPLNDATPRIEIDADTFTVRIDGETVEPAPATELPMAQRYFLF, translated from the coding sequence GTGAGCACCCTGGACCGACGGCGGTACGCCGCCCTGCTCGGCCCGACGACCGGTGACCGGATCCGGCTGGCCGACACCAACCTGCTGATCGAGGTCGAGGAGGACCGCTGCGCGCCGCCCGGTGCCGACGGCACCCCGGCGTACGGCGACGAGGTGGTCTTCGGCGGCGGCAAGGTGATCCGCGAGTCGATGGGCCAGTCCCGGGCCACCCGGGCCGAAGGGGCACCCGACACGGTGATCACCGGTGCGGTGGTGCTGGACCACTGGGGCGTCGTCAAGGCCGACGTCGGCATCCGTGACGGCCGGATCGCCGCGATCGGCAAGGCCGGCAACCCCGACACGATGGACGGGGTGCACCCCGACCTGGTGATCGGGCCGGGCACCGAGATCATCGCCGGCAACGGCAAGATCCTCACCGCCGGGGCGATCGACAGCCACGTACACCTGATCTGCCCGCAGCTGATGGAGACCGCCCTCGCGAGCGGGATCACCACCATCATGGGCGGCGGCACCGGGCCGGCCGAGGGCAGCAAGGCGACCACGGTCACCCCCGGAGCGTGGCACCTGGGCATGATGCTCGCCGCGCTCGACCCGTGGCCGGTCAACGTGCTGCTGCTCGGCAAGGGCAACACGGTCAGCGAAGAAGCCATGTGGGAGCAGCTGCGCGGCGGTGCCGGCGGCTTCAAGCTGCACGAAGACTGGGGCACCACCCCGGCCGCGATCGACGCCTGCCTGCGGGTGGCCGACGCCTCCGGCGTGCAGGTGGCGATCCACACCGACACCCTCAACGAAGCCGGGTACGTGGAGTCCACCCTCGGCGCGATCGCCGGCCGGTCGATCCACGCGTACCACACCGAAGGGGCCGGCGGCGGTCACGCGCCGGACATCATGCGGGTGGCGGCCGAACCGAACGTGTTGCCGTCATCGACCAACCCGACCCGCCCGCACACCGTCAACACCCTCGACGAACACCTCGACATGCTGATGGTCTGCCACCATCTGAACCCGAGCGTGCCGGAGGACCTGGCGTTCGCCGAGAGCCGGATCCGGCCCAGCACGATGGCCGGTGAGGACATCCTGCACGACCTCGGCGCCATCTCGATGATCGGCTCCGACTCGCAGGCGATGGGGCGCATCGGCGAGGTGATCCTGCGGACCTGGCAGACCGCGCACGTGATGAAGGCCCGACGTGGGTCGCTGCCCGGCGACGGGCCGGCCGACAACATGCGGGCCCGGCGGTACGTCGCCAAGTACACGATCTGCCCGGCGGTGGCGCACGGCGTCGAGGGCGAGATCGGCTCGGTCGAGCCGGGCAAGCTGGCCGACCTGGTGCTGTGGGATCCGGCGTTCTTCGGCGTACGGCCGCATCTGGTGATCAAGGGCGGCATGATCGCCTGGGCGCAGATGGGCGACGCGAACGCGTCCATCCCGACCCCGCAGCCGATGCTGCCGAGGCCGATGTTCGGCGCGTACGGCACCGTGCCCGCCGCCACCAGCCTGGCGTTCGTCGCGCCGGCGGCGATCGACGCGCTGCTCGGCGACCGGCTCGGGATCCGACGCCGGCTCGCCCCGGTCGCCGACACCCGACGGCGGGGCAAGGCGGACATGCCGCTGAACGACGCCACCCCACGGATCGAGATCGACGCGGACACGTTCACGGTGCGCATCGACGGGGAGACGGTCGAGCCGGCCCCGGCGACGGAGCTGCCGATGGCGCAGCGCTACTTCCTGTTCTGA
- a CDS encoding urease subunit beta yields MTAPSTPSGADGGTVVPGELIPGDGPVTLHPGRPVLTLPVVNTGDRPVQVGSHYHFAEANPALDFDRSAAWGHRLAVPAGTSVRFEPGVDREVTLVPFGGRRIVAGLRGECAGELDGRGPADAAGTGRGPADQAAGTGETGGTV; encoded by the coding sequence TTGACTGCACCATCCACGCCGTCGGGCGCCGACGGCGGCACAGTCGTTCCCGGTGAGCTGATCCCCGGCGACGGGCCGGTCACCCTCCATCCCGGCCGGCCGGTGCTGACCCTGCCGGTGGTCAATACCGGCGACCGGCCGGTGCAGGTCGGCTCGCACTACCACTTCGCCGAGGCCAACCCGGCGCTGGACTTCGACCGGTCCGCCGCGTGGGGTCACCGGCTGGCGGTGCCGGCCGGCACCTCGGTGCGCTTCGAGCCCGGCGTCGACCGGGAGGTAACCCTGGTGCCGTTCGGCGGCCGGCGCATCGTCGCCGGGCTGCGCGGCGAATGCGCCGGCGAGCTGGACGGGCGCGGCCCGGCCGACGCTGCGGGCACCGGGCGCGGCCCGGCCGACCAGGCGGCGGGCACCGGCGAGACGGGAGGCACGGTGTGA
- a CDS encoding urease subunit gamma, producing the protein MFLTRHEQERLLIHVAADVAWKRRERGIRLNHPEATAVITAFLLEGARDGRSVAELMEAGRTVLGREDVLDGVPEMLPEVQVEATFPDGTKLVTVHEPIS; encoded by the coding sequence TTGTTTCTCACCCGGCACGAGCAGGAGCGACTGCTCATCCACGTCGCTGCCGACGTGGCCTGGAAGCGCCGTGAGAGGGGCATCCGGCTCAACCACCCGGAGGCGACCGCGGTGATCACCGCCTTCCTGTTGGAAGGTGCCCGGGACGGCCGCAGCGTGGCGGAGCTGATGGAGGCCGGGCGCACCGTGCTCGGCCGCGAGGACGTGCTCGACGGAGTGCCGGAGATGCTCCCCGAGGTGCAGGTGGAAGCCACCTTCCCCGACGGGACGAAGCTGGTCACCGTACACGAGCCGATCTCCTAG
- a CDS encoding sodium:proton antiporter, which yields MLLLSFAAVLLVAVLVSALAHRTILSTAALFLVAGFLLGPQTTGVLDVQADSSIVNTLAELALFAVLFTDGMRVGWQDLRSAWRLPGRALGWGLPLTLLITAVLAHYVAGLGWAESLLIGAVLAPTDPVFAAALVGNEKVPYRLRHLLNVESGINDGLALPFVILFLAIATGSGDLHLDELATELAVGLVIGVAVPALAIALERTRWFSASALYAPLNGVAIGLLVLALGQATHGNLFLAAFAAGSTIATFGPRQRAAFEHFGESVSELLKLAALLVFGALISIDFLGEISWPGWVFAVLAIFLARPVALAIAFVRSGLAPREQAAAMWFGPKGFASVVYGLIVLKSGIDAADEVFHLVALTIVISILLHSSTDVVIANAFDDERETPAWHDRFRRTRATPDPPAAAGTDQDGGHPN from the coding sequence ATGCTGCTGCTGAGTTTCGCCGCCGTCCTGCTGGTCGCTGTGCTGGTGTCGGCGCTGGCCCACCGCACCATCCTGTCCACGGCGGCGTTGTTTCTGGTGGCCGGCTTCCTGCTCGGGCCGCAGACCACCGGCGTGCTCGACGTGCAGGCCGACTCGTCGATCGTCAACACCCTGGCCGAGCTGGCGCTGTTCGCCGTGCTGTTCACCGACGGGATGCGGGTCGGCTGGCAGGACCTGCGGTCCGCCTGGCGGCTGCCCGGCCGGGCGCTCGGCTGGGGGCTGCCGCTCACCCTGTTGATCACCGCAGTGCTGGCCCATTACGTCGCCGGGCTGGGCTGGGCGGAATCGCTGCTGATCGGCGCGGTGCTGGCCCCGACCGACCCGGTGTTCGCCGCCGCGCTGGTCGGCAACGAGAAGGTGCCGTACCGGCTGCGGCATCTGCTCAACGTCGAGTCCGGGATCAACGACGGCCTCGCGTTGCCGTTCGTGATCCTGTTCCTGGCGATCGCCACCGGCTCCGGCGACCTGCACCTCGACGAGCTGGCCACCGAACTCGCCGTCGGCCTGGTCATCGGAGTCGCCGTCCCCGCACTGGCGATCGCCCTGGAACGCACCCGGTGGTTCTCCGCGTCGGCCCTGTACGCACCGCTCAACGGGGTGGCGATCGGCCTGCTCGTGCTGGCTCTCGGGCAGGCCACCCACGGCAACCTGTTCCTGGCCGCGTTCGCCGCCGGCAGCACCATCGCCACCTTCGGCCCCCGCCAGCGGGCCGCCTTCGAACACTTCGGCGAGAGCGTCTCCGAGCTGCTGAAGCTGGCCGCGCTACTGGTCTTCGGCGCGCTGATCTCGATCGATTTCCTCGGCGAGATCTCCTGGCCGGGATGGGTTTTCGCGGTGCTGGCCATCTTCCTCGCCCGCCCGGTGGCGCTGGCGATCGCATTCGTCCGCTCCGGGTTGGCGCCCCGGGAGCAGGCGGCGGCGATGTGGTTCGGGCCGAAGGGCTTCGCCTCGGTGGTTTACGGCCTGATCGTGCTCAAGTCCGGCATCGACGCCGCCGACGAGGTGTTCCACCTGGTCGCCCTGACCATCGTGATCTCGATCCTGCTGCACTCGTCGACCGACGTGGTGATCGCCAACGCGTTCGACGACGAACGGGAGACACCGGCCTGGCACGACCGCTTCCGGCGTACCCGCGCCACGCCCGACCCGCCCGCGGCTGCCGGCACTGACCAGGACGGGGGCCATCCGAACTGA
- the aspS gene encoding aspartate--tRNA ligase has product MIRTHDAGSLRATHAGTTVTLAGWVARRRDHGGVIFVDLRDASGVVQVVFREEMQLAHALRNEFCVRVTGVVDRRPEGNDNPELATGDIEVTATELTVLSEAAPLPLPIDDQVDAGDDVRLRYRYLDLRRSGPAGALRLRSRANQIARTVLHDRDFVEIETPTLTRSTPEGARDFLVPVRLQPGTWYALPQSPQLFKQLLMVAGMERYYQIARCYRDEDFRADRQPEFTQLDIEMSFVTQDDVIELGESIVGALWRELAGHEITGPVPRITWHEAMDRYGSDKPDLRYGVELTELTGYLRGTAFRVFAGAIDAGGYVGAVVMPGGAAQTRKELDGWQDWAKARGARGLAYVVLDAETGEPRGPVAKNLSAEHLGGLADAVGAKPGDAIFFAASTNRREAQELLGAARIEIARRANLVDESAWAFCWVVDAPMFEPTEEGGWTAVHHPFTSPTDEWLDRFDDAPGEALAYAYDIVCNGNEIGGGSVRIHRADVQRRVFDLLGITEQEAADKFGFLLEAFKYGPPPHGGIAFGWDRICMLLAGVDSIREVIAFPKTRGGFDPLTQAPTPITAQQRAEAGVDAKPKPPAGVAPTPAAGTAGVAALVEPS; this is encoded by the coding sequence GTGATTCGTACCCATGACGCCGGCAGCCTGCGCGCCACGCACGCCGGCACGACGGTGACGCTCGCCGGCTGGGTGGCCCGCCGGCGCGACCACGGCGGGGTCATCTTCGTCGACCTGCGCGACGCCTCCGGTGTCGTGCAGGTGGTGTTCCGCGAGGAGATGCAGCTGGCCCACGCGCTGCGTAACGAGTTCTGCGTCCGGGTGACCGGCGTCGTCGACCGCCGCCCGGAGGGCAACGACAACCCGGAGCTGGCCACCGGCGACATCGAGGTCACCGCGACCGAGCTGACCGTACTGTCCGAGGCCGCGCCGCTGCCGCTGCCGATCGACGACCAGGTCGACGCCGGCGACGACGTCCGGCTGCGGTACCGCTACCTGGACCTGCGGCGCAGCGGTCCGGCCGGGGCGTTGCGGCTGCGGTCGCGGGCCAACCAGATCGCCCGTACGGTGCTGCACGACCGCGACTTCGTGGAGATCGAGACGCCGACGCTGACCCGGTCGACGCCCGAGGGCGCCCGGGACTTCCTGGTGCCGGTGCGGCTGCAGCCCGGCACCTGGTACGCCCTGCCGCAGTCGCCCCAGCTGTTCAAGCAGCTGCTGATGGTCGCCGGGATGGAGCGGTACTACCAGATCGCCCGCTGCTACCGCGACGAGGACTTCCGGGCCGACCGGCAGCCGGAGTTCACCCAGCTGGACATCGAGATGTCGTTCGTCACCCAGGACGATGTGATCGAGCTGGGTGAGTCGATCGTCGGCGCGCTCTGGCGGGAGCTGGCCGGGCACGAGATCACCGGCCCGGTGCCGCGGATCACCTGGCACGAGGCGATGGACCGGTACGGCTCGGACAAGCCGGACCTGCGCTACGGCGTGGAGCTGACCGAGCTGACCGGCTACCTGCGTGGCACGGCGTTCCGGGTGTTCGCCGGGGCGATCGACGCCGGTGGCTACGTCGGTGCGGTGGTGATGCCCGGCGGTGCCGCGCAGACCCGCAAGGAGCTCGACGGCTGGCAGGACTGGGCCAAGGCGCGCGGCGCGCGGGGCCTGGCGTACGTGGTGCTGGACGCCGAGACCGGCGAGCCGCGCGGCCCGGTGGCGAAGAACCTGTCGGCCGAGCACCTGGGTGGGCTGGCCGACGCGGTCGGCGCCAAGCCCGGTGACGCGATCTTCTTCGCCGCCTCGACGAACCGGCGGGAGGCGCAGGAGCTGCTCGGCGCGGCCCGCATCGAGATCGCCCGGCGGGCCAACCTGGTCGACGAGAGCGCGTGGGCGTTCTGCTGGGTGGTGGACGCGCCGATGTTCGAGCCGACCGAGGAGGGCGGCTGGACGGCGGTGCACCACCCGTTCACCTCGCCGACCGACGAGTGGCTGGACCGCTTCGACGACGCGCCCGGCGAGGCCCTCGCCTACGCGTACGACATCGTCTGCAACGGCAACGAGATCGGCGGCGGCTCGGTCCGTATCCACCGGGCCGACGTGCAGCGGCGGGTCTTCGACCTGCTGGGCATCACCGAGCAGGAGGCGGCGGACAAGTTCGGCTTCCTGCTGGAGGCGTTCAAGTACGGCCCGCCGCCGCACGGCGGCATCGCGTTCGGCTGGGACCGGATCTGCATGCTGCTGGCCGGGGTGGACTCGATCCGTGAGGTGATCGCGTTCCCGAAGACGCGCGGCGGGTTCGACCCGCTGACCCAGGCGCCGACGCCGATCACCGCGCAGCAGCGGGCCGAGGCCGGGGTGGACGCCAAGCCGAAGCCACCGGCCGGGGTCGCGCCGACCCCGGCAGCCGGAACGGCAGGGGTGGCAGCCCTGGTGGAGCCGTCCTGA
- a CDS encoding winged helix-turn-helix domain-containing protein — protein MEEQLSTVWLTGDQVRTLAHPLRLRLLGALRLDGPATATALAHELGTNTGATSYHLRKLADVGLVREEPARGTGRERWWRAAHQNTSWRNTSFDADPDARAAADWLNSYFVQQFVRRAEDWHTARDGYSAQWRDAAEYSDTRLTLTSDQLRRLNAEIDEVIERYRTDPGPGDGPAEQVMLYKYAFPRVAKGGGDRGGSAGDEP, from the coding sequence ATGGAAGAGCAACTCTCGACGGTCTGGCTAACTGGGGATCAGGTCCGCACCCTGGCCCACCCGCTGCGGTTGCGGCTGCTGGGCGCGCTGCGGTTGGACGGCCCCGCGACCGCCACCGCGCTCGCCCACGAGCTCGGCACCAACACCGGAGCGACCAGTTACCACCTGCGCAAGCTCGCCGACGTCGGGCTGGTACGCGAGGAGCCGGCCCGCGGCACCGGCCGCGAGCGCTGGTGGCGGGCGGCGCACCAGAACACCTCGTGGCGTAACACGTCCTTCGACGCCGACCCGGACGCCCGCGCCGCCGCCGACTGGCTCAACAGTTACTTCGTGCAGCAGTTCGTCCGCCGCGCCGAGGACTGGCACACCGCCCGCGACGGCTACTCGGCGCAGTGGCGTGACGCGGCCGAGTACTCCGACACCCGGTTGACTCTCACCTCGGACCAGTTGCGTCGGCTCAACGCCGAGATCGACGAGGTCATCGAGCGGTACCGCACCGATCCCGGCCCGGGTGACGGGCCGGCCGAGCAGGTGATGCTCTACAAGTACGCCTTCCCGCGCGTCGCCAAGGGCGGCGGCGACCGCGGCGGGTCGGCCGGGGACGAGCCGTGA